A window of Lentibacillus sp. Marseille-P4043 contains these coding sequences:
- a CDS encoding BMP family lipoprotein produces the protein MKNRKFIVLFALILSIGMVLAACGSSDDDSKSNDEKSGDEASSEDSDFSAAMVTDIGGVDDKSFNQSAWEGLKAWGDEHGFSKGDGIDYAQSNDQSEYMPNLTRLVKQDYNLIFGIGFNLKEGITKVAKQYPDTHFSIVDDVVEEPNVASVTFKEHEGSFLVGVAAAMKTKSNKVGFVGGVDSPLINKFESGFIAGVKSINPDIDVDVQYAESFGAADKGKLIATNMYNNGVDIIYHSSGGTGNGVFAQAKDIKQNNPDKDVWVIGVDRDQYEEGQIDDYNVTLTSMVKRVDVAVQDLSNKSMNGEFPGGEVLEYGLEDEAISVAKTNEDALTDEIIKAVDEWKEKITNGEIDVPKTREETEEFVDAL, from the coding sequence TTGAAAAATCGTAAATTTATTGTACTATTTGCTTTAATTTTAAGCATTGGAATGGTACTAGCTGCATGTGGCAGTTCGGATGACGACAGTAAAAGCAATGATGAAAAATCTGGTGATGAAGCAAGTAGCGAAGATTCAGATTTCAGCGCGGCAATGGTAACTGATATTGGTGGTGTAGATGATAAATCATTTAACCAATCAGCATGGGAAGGTTTGAAAGCATGGGGAGATGAACATGGATTTTCCAAGGGGGATGGAATTGATTATGCTCAATCAAATGATCAATCAGAATACATGCCTAACCTTACTCGTCTAGTCAAACAAGATTACAATTTAATCTTCGGTATCGGCTTTAATTTAAAAGAAGGTATTACCAAGGTTGCCAAGCAATATCCGGACACACACTTCTCAATTGTCGATGATGTTGTCGAGGAACCAAATGTTGCAAGCGTTACATTTAAAGAACATGAAGGATCATTCTTAGTAGGTGTTGCTGCAGCAATGAAAACGAAATCAAATAAAGTTGGATTTGTTGGTGGGGTTGATTCTCCGCTAATCAACAAATTTGAATCTGGTTTTATAGCAGGTGTTAAATCAATAAATCCGGATATTGATGTTGATGTACAATATGCCGAATCTTTCGGTGCTGCTGATAAAGGTAAATTAATTGCAACAAATATGTACAACAATGGTGTAGACATTATCTACCACTCATCTGGCGGAACTGGAAATGGTGTATTTGCTCAAGCAAAGGATATTAAACAGAATAATCCGGATAAAGATGTATGGGTAATTGGTGTTGATCGTGACCAATACGAAGAAGGACAAATTGACGATTACAATGTAACACTAACATCAATGGTAAAACGTGTAGATGTTGCAGTCCAAGACTTATCCAATAAGTCCATGAACGGCGAATTTCCTGGTGGTGAAGTATTAGAATATGGCTTGGAAGATGAAGCTATTAGTGTAGCAAAAACAAATGAGGATGCACTAACAGACGAAATTATTAAAGCTGTAGATGAATGGAAAGAAAAAATCACTAACGGAGAAATTGACGTTCCAAAAACACGTGAAGAAACGGAAGAATTCGTGGATGCACTATAA
- a CDS encoding GntR family transcriptional regulator, which produces MSIKMDSRHLYLQVIDEVKRDIESGKYKEKEKLPSEFQLSKQLGVSRATLREALRILEEENVVTRRHGVGTFVNPKPIFSSGIEQLNSVTYMIRQSGKTAGSEYISTEFIEPTEDDRNRFAPKKIQKLAKIERVRTADNDPVVFCVDKIPEGLIPLEHVHEEDSLFKLLETHANKRITYAITYIEPISYHDRIYDILDCDPEQSLLLLKQVHYTAEDEAVLYSINYFRSDVFSFYVLRKRL; this is translated from the coding sequence ATGTCAATCAAAATGGATTCGCGTCATTTGTATTTACAAGTAATTGATGAGGTTAAGCGTGATATTGAAAGCGGTAAGTATAAAGAAAAAGAGAAGCTCCCATCTGAGTTTCAATTATCAAAGCAATTAGGTGTCTCACGTGCCACATTACGGGAAGCACTTCGCATTTTAGAAGAGGAAAACGTGGTGACAAGACGACATGGCGTCGGTACATTTGTTAATCCCAAACCTATTTTCTCATCTGGGATAGAACAGTTAAATAGTGTTACGTATATGATTAGACAGTCGGGAAAAACTGCTGGATCTGAATATATATCAACAGAGTTCATTGAACCGACTGAAGATGATCGCAATCGATTTGCACCTAAAAAAATTCAAAAACTCGCAAAAATCGAGCGTGTTCGGACAGCGGATAATGACCCTGTTGTGTTTTGTGTTGACAAAATACCGGAGGGCCTTATTCCACTAGAACACGTTCATGAAGAAGACTCATTATTTAAACTTTTGGAGACCCACGCAAATAAGCGAATCACCTACGCCATTACGTATATTGAGCCGATCAGTTATCATGATCGGATATACGATATTTTGGACTGTGACCCTGAGCAATCATTGCTGCTACTAAAACAAGTACATTATACAGCAGAAGATGAAGCAGTATTATATTCTATAAATTATTTTCGCTCGGATGTATTTAGTTTTTATGTTTTGCGGAAACGCTTGTAA